CTGGAGAAGAACGCCGGAGACTACACCTGGGCCGCTGCGGCCATCGGCGCCCAGAACGCCGCGAGTTACCAGCTCTCCACCGGCGACCCGGTGATGTCCATCGGCGGCTTCAACGGCACCGACCCGTCCCCGACGCTGGCCCAGTTCAAGCAGTACGTGACGGACGGCAGGATCCACTACTTCATCTCCAGCGGCTCCGGCGGCGGGATGGGTGGGGGCAGCAGCTCCGGCACCTCCTCCCAGATCACCTCGTGGGTCGAGGCCAACTTCAAGAAGGTCACGGTCGGTTCGGCCACGTTCTACGACCTCACGCAGAAGTCGAGCAGCAGCTGACGGAAAACGTGTTGTACACCGTATAGCAGCCAGCTATACGGTGTACGGCATGTCTACGTCCCCCCACGGCCACCCCCAGCGCTGGCCGATCCTCGGTGTCATCTGTCTCGCGCAGCTCACCGTGCTGCTCGACAACACCGTCCTGAACGTCGCGATCCCCTCGCTCACCCGGGAGCTGGGCGCGGCCACCTCCGACATCCAGTGGATGATCAACGCGTACTCGCTCGTGCAGTCGGGACTGCTGCTCAGCGCAGGCAGCGCGGCCGACCGCTACGGCCGCAAGAAGATGCTGATCGCGGGGCTGGTGCTGTTCGGTGCCGGTTCACTGGTCGCCGGACTCGCCGACTCCACCGGGCAGTTGATCGCCGCCCGGGCCGGTATGGGGGTCGGCGGGGCGCTGCTGCTCACCACGACACTCGCCGTGGCCATGCAGATCTTCCCGGCCGAGGAGATTCCCAGGGCCATCGGCATCTGGAGCGCCGTCAACGCCCTCGGCTTCGCCGCCGGACCACTGCTCGGCGGGTTCATGCTCGGCCACTTCTGGTGGGGTGCGATCTTCCTGGTCAACCTGCCGGTCGCGGCGCTGGGGCTGGCCGCGGTCGTGGCGCTCGTCCCCGAGTCGAAGAGCCCGAGCGGCGATCGCCCGGACCTCCTCGGCGCGCTGCTCTCCACCATCGGCATGACCTCGCTCGTCTACGCGATCATCTCCGGGCCCGAGCACGGCTGGACGTCGGCGCGGGTGCTGGGCACGGCCGCGGTGGCGGTCGCGGTGCTGTCCGGGTTCGCGTACTGGGAGAGCCGGATTCCGTATCCGATGCTCGACCTGCACTTCTTCAGGGACCGCCGCTTCACGGGCGCCGTCGCCGGGGCGGTCCTGATCACCTTCGGGATGGGCGGCGCACTGTTCCTGCTCACCCAGCACCTCCAATTCGTCCTGGGATACGGGCCGTTGGAGGCCGGACTGCGGACGGCGCCGCTCGCCCTCGCGGTCGTCGCGCTGAACTTCTCGGGCCTCTCCGCGAAGTGGACGACGAAGCTCGGCACGCCGGCGTCCATCGTGCTCGGCATGGCGCTGATGTCGGGCGGCCTGGTGTCGATCGCGACGCTCGCGCAGCATGGATACGGCGGCACGCTGCTCGGGCTCCTGCTCATCGGCGCCGGCTGCGCGCTCGCCAACCCCGCCATGGCGCACGCCATCATGAGCGCCATCCCGCCCGCCAAGGCGGGCGTCGGCGCGGGCATCAACGGCACCCTCGCCGAGTTCGGCAACGGGCTGGGGGTCGCGGTGCTCGGTGCGGTCCTCAACTCCCGCTTCGCGGCGCTGATTCCGGTGGCCGCGGCCTCCCTGCCGGCCGCGCTCGACTCCGCGGACTCGGCGAGCGAACGCGACCG
Above is a genomic segment from Streptomyces sp. R21 containing:
- a CDS encoding MFS transporter, with the protein product MSTSPHGHPQRWPILGVICLAQLTVLLDNTVLNVAIPSLTRELGAATSDIQWMINAYSLVQSGLLLSAGSAADRYGRKKMLIAGLVLFGAGSLVAGLADSTGQLIAARAGMGVGGALLLTTTLAVAMQIFPAEEIPRAIGIWSAVNALGFAAGPLLGGFMLGHFWWGAIFLVNLPVAALGLAAVVALVPESKSPSGDRPDLLGALLSTIGMTSLVYAIISGPEHGWTSARVLGTAAVAVAVLSGFAYWESRIPYPMLDLHFFRDRRFTGAVAGAVLITFGMGGALFLLTQHLQFVLGYGPLEAGLRTAPLALAVVALNFSGLSAKWTTKLGTPASIVLGMALMSGGLVSIATLAQHGYGGTLLGLLLIGAGCALANPAMAHAIMSAIPPAKAGVGAGINGTLAEFGNGLGVAVLGAVLNSRFAALIPVAAASLPAALDSADSASERDRITDAFSSGLETSQLVGAVAVLLGGLVAAELLRRAERADSAVAVSA